From one Longimicrobiaceae bacterium genomic stretch:
- a CDS encoding DinB family protein: MHGEKTLRETLAKALGWGEAHADYDKAVAGLAADKRGVRPDGVPHSPWEIVEHIRLTQRDILEFCRDASYRERDWPADYWPPTPAPPSDDAWDESIRAFQADREAMKQLAADPEIDLFAAIPHGSGQTYLRELILVTDHTAYHVGQLVTVRQALGAWEG; this comes from the coding sequence ATGCACGGGGAAAAGACGCTGCGGGAAACGCTGGCGAAGGCGCTGGGGTGGGGCGAGGCGCACGCGGACTACGACAAGGCGGTGGCCGGGCTCGCGGCGGACAAGCGCGGCGTGCGGCCGGACGGCGTGCCGCACTCGCCGTGGGAGATCGTGGAGCACATCCGCCTGACGCAGCGCGACATCCTGGAGTTCTGCCGCGACGCGAGCTACCGCGAGCGCGATTGGCCTGCGGACTACTGGCCTCCCACGCCCGCCCCGCCCAGCGACGACGCGTGGGACGAGAGCATCCGCGCGTTCCAGGCCGACCGCGAGGCGATGAAGCAGCTCGCCGCGGACCCGGAGATCGACCTGTTCGCCGCGATCCCGCACGGCAGCGGGCAGACGTACCTCCGCGAGCTGATCCTCGTGACCGACCACACCGCGTATCACGTCGGCCAGCTCGTCACCGTACGCCAGGCCCTCGGCGCGTGGGAGGGATGA
- a CDS encoding SDR family oxidoreductase, whose product MRTLTQLFDLSGRVALVTGGGRGLGEQIARGLAQAGASVALASRKREACEAVAAELAEDGARTLALRLDVSSEEDVRRAFDEVEAALGPVDLLVNNAGTAWGAPAAEMTLDAWRKVMDVNSTGTFLCSREVGRRLIARGAPGAILNVASIAGLQGTPPEVMDALGYSASKGAVIAMTRDLAVKWARHGIRVNALAPGFFRTKMTEAVLDAAGPAMDRAIPLRRTGGEDELMGAAVFLLSPAAGYVTGQVLVVDGGLSVS is encoded by the coding sequence ATGCGCACGCTGACGCAGCTGTTCGACCTGTCCGGGCGGGTGGCGCTGGTCACCGGCGGCGGACGCGGCCTGGGCGAGCAGATCGCGCGCGGGCTGGCGCAGGCGGGCGCCTCCGTGGCGCTCGCGTCGCGGAAGCGCGAGGCGTGCGAGGCCGTAGCCGCGGAACTTGCGGAGGACGGTGCGCGGACGCTCGCGCTTCGCCTCGACGTCTCGTCGGAAGAGGACGTGCGGCGTGCTTTCGATGAGGTGGAAGCGGCACTGGGACCCGTGGACCTGCTCGTGAACAACGCGGGCACGGCGTGGGGCGCTCCCGCGGCGGAGATGACGCTGGATGCGTGGCGGAAGGTGATGGACGTGAACTCCACCGGCACCTTCCTCTGCTCGCGCGAGGTGGGGCGGCGGCTGATCGCGCGCGGGGCGCCGGGCGCGATCCTCAACGTCGCCTCCATCGCGGGGTTGCAGGGCACGCCGCCGGAGGTGATGGACGCGCTGGGCTACAGCGCGTCCAAGGGCGCGGTGATCGCGATGACGCGCGACCTGGCGGTGAAGTGGGCTCGCCACGGCATCCGCGTGAACGCCCTGGCGCCGGGCTTCTTCCGCACGAAGATGACGGAGGCCGTGCTCGACGCCGCCGGCCCCGCGATGGACCGCGCGATCCCGCTGCGCCGCACCGGCGGCGAAGACGAGCTGATGGGCGCCGCCGTCTTCCTGCTCTCGCCCGCCGCGGGCTACGTCACGGGCCAGGTCCTCGTCGTCGACGGCGGCCTCAGCGTCTCCTAG
- a CDS encoding serine hydrolase produces the protein MMRPMLVSLLALVAGCVSVQARPNASPARMEGLEAEVRTAIRAAGGDTAEVSVALLDLATGDTLMVDAHRPMHAASTMKVPVMMQLFRMADARALAMDDSVPVRNAFRSIADGGTYTLSPADDGDSTLYLRVGGKATVRELTELMITRSSNLATNLLIELAGPERIARTLAEADAGELKVLRGVEDNAAFRAGLNNSATAYGLMRALEAIARGRAGSPAATRAMLEILERQHFREMIPAGLPPGVRVANKTGNITRIEHDAAIVFPPGRAPYVLVVLTRGFDNPAEAHAVGREVSRLVYAAVGGGGR, from the coding sequence ATGATGCGCCCGATGCTCGTCTCCCTGCTCGCGCTCGTTGCGGGATGCGTGAGCGTGCAGGCTCGGCCCAACGCTTCTCCGGCGAGGATGGAGGGGCTGGAGGCGGAGGTGCGGACCGCGATCCGCGCGGCGGGCGGGGACACGGCGGAGGTCTCGGTCGCGCTGCTGGACCTGGCGACCGGCGACACGCTCATGGTGGATGCGCACCGGCCTATGCACGCGGCGAGCACCATGAAGGTGCCGGTGATGATGCAGCTCTTCCGGATGGCGGACGCACGCGCGCTGGCGATGGACGACTCCGTTCCCGTCCGCAACGCGTTCCGCAGCATCGCGGACGGCGGCACCTACACGCTCTCGCCCGCGGACGACGGCGACAGCACGCTCTACCTGCGCGTGGGCGGCAAGGCGACGGTGCGCGAGCTGACGGAGCTGATGATCACGCGGTCCAGCAACCTCGCGACGAACCTGCTGATCGAGCTCGCGGGGCCGGAGCGAATCGCCCGGACGCTGGCGGAGGCGGACGCGGGAGAGCTGAAGGTGCTGCGCGGGGTGGAGGACAACGCGGCCTTCCGCGCGGGCCTCAACAACAGCGCCACCGCTTATGGGCTGATGCGCGCGCTGGAAGCGATCGCGCGGGGCCGCGCGGGATCACCCGCCGCGACGCGGGCGATGCTGGAGATTCTGGAGAGGCAGCACTTCCGCGAGATGATCCCGGCGGGCCTGCCGCCCGGAGTGCGGGTGGCGAACAAGACCGGCAACATCACGCGCATCGAGCACGACGCGGCGATCGTCTTTCCGCCCGGCCGCGCACCGTACGTGCTGGTCGTGCTCACCCGCGGCTTCGACAACCCGGCGGAGGCGCACGCAGTGGGACGCGAGGTTTCGCGTCTGGTGTACGCGGCGGTGGGGGGGGGAGGGAGATAG
- a CDS encoding glycogen/starch/alpha-glucan phosphorylase, with protein MDDAAGGNDAAGATVEEGIPSPATAEDPDSGSPAHSREGAFRTDAMLLQRNHPDTGRRTTRVDALKRAISDHVTYTLARDRSSATPRDVYMSTAWTIRDRLAERWAATQAGYDRDDVKRVYYLSLEFLMGRTLGNALINLGMEGATAEALEELAYRMEEVEELEPDAGLGNGGLGRLAACYLDSMATLELPGYGYGIRYEHGIFRQKVDAAGRQVEVADNWLQDDNPWEIARPDRTYPVKFYGRVETTLGEDGKARFRWVDTNDVLAMAYDTPVPGYCNHTVNTLRLWAAKATQEFDLEGFIRGNYIAAVEAKTHTETISKVLYPPDDTGSGKELRLKQQFFFVSATLQDIIRRYKTERKSFADFTSKVQVQLNDTHPAVAIPELMRLLMDENGMEWNDAFDLARNTFAYTNHTVLPEALETWSVDLFGRLLPRHLDLVREIDRRFRDRVRDKFPGDSAREERMAIISGGQVRMAHLAIVGSHTVNGVAALHTQILKESIFRDFAELYPERFISVTNGITQRRWIVKANPELTSLVTERIGDGWIVDLPELSRLEKLADDSAFGERWRAVKAHNKRRLARLVKDVAGVTVDPDALVDVHVKRMHEYKRQLLNALRVVDAYLDIRDGASASAVPRTVLFGGKAAPTYWTAKTIIELIAAIARQVNADPAAAELLRVAFLPDYRVSMAEKIFPGSDLSEQISTAGFEASGTGNMKFALNGALTIGTLDGANVEIAEAVGADNIFIFGLEAHEVEQRKAEGYFPRAVYEGSPRLRRVLDHVLSGALSPDEPGRFRRLVEDLLHHDPFMVLADFDAYVEAQARVDAAYRDPQAWTRMAILNVARCGWFSSDRSVKEYADKIWKL; from the coding sequence ATGGATGATGCGGCCGGGGGGAACGACGCAGCCGGGGCCACGGTAGAAGAAGGCATCCCCTCTCCGGCCACCGCCGAGGATCCCGATTCCGGCTCTCCCGCGCACTCGCGCGAGGGGGCTTTCCGCACCGATGCCATGCTGCTGCAGCGAAACCACCCCGACACGGGCCGCAGGACCACGCGGGTAGACGCGCTCAAGCGCGCCATCTCGGACCACGTGACGTACACGCTGGCCCGCGACCGCTCCAGCGCCACGCCGCGCGACGTGTACATGAGCACCGCGTGGACCATCCGCGACCGCCTGGCCGAGCGCTGGGCCGCCACGCAGGCGGGCTACGACCGCGACGACGTGAAGCGCGTCTACTACCTCTCGCTCGAGTTCCTGATGGGGCGCACGCTGGGCAACGCGCTCATCAACCTGGGCATGGAGGGCGCCACCGCCGAGGCCCTGGAGGAGCTGGCGTACCGGATGGAGGAGGTGGAGGAGCTGGAGCCGGACGCCGGATTGGGCAACGGCGGCCTGGGACGGCTGGCCGCGTGCTACCTGGACTCGATGGCCACCCTGGAGCTGCCGGGCTACGGCTACGGGATTCGCTACGAGCACGGCATCTTCCGGCAGAAGGTGGACGCCGCCGGACGCCAGGTGGAGGTGGCGGACAACTGGCTGCAGGACGACAACCCGTGGGAGATCGCCCGGCCGGACCGCACCTACCCCGTGAAGTTCTACGGCCGCGTGGAGACCACGCTGGGCGAGGACGGCAAGGCGCGCTTCCGCTGGGTGGACACCAACGACGTGCTGGCGATGGCGTACGACACGCCGGTGCCGGGCTACTGCAACCACACCGTCAACACGCTGCGGCTGTGGGCGGCCAAGGCTACGCAGGAGTTCGACCTGGAAGGCTTCATCCGCGGCAACTACATCGCCGCGGTCGAGGCGAAGACGCACACCGAGACCATCTCCAAGGTCCTGTACCCACCCGACGACACGGGCAGCGGCAAGGAGCTGCGGCTCAAGCAGCAGTTCTTCTTCGTCTCGGCCACCTTGCAGGACATCATCCGCCGCTACAAGACCGAGCGGAAGAGCTTCGCCGACTTCACCAGCAAGGTGCAGGTCCAGCTCAACGACACCCACCCCGCCGTGGCCATCCCCGAGCTGATGCGGCTGCTGATGGACGAGAACGGGATGGAGTGGAACGACGCGTTCGACCTGGCGCGCAACACCTTCGCGTACACCAACCACACGGTCCTGCCCGAGGCGCTGGAGACGTGGTCGGTGGATCTCTTCGGCCGCCTGCTCCCTCGCCACCTGGACCTGGTGCGCGAGATCGACCGCCGTTTCCGCGACCGTGTGCGCGACAAGTTCCCCGGCGACTCGGCCCGCGAGGAACGGATGGCCATCATCTCCGGCGGGCAGGTGCGGATGGCGCACCTGGCCATCGTGGGCAGCCACACGGTGAACGGCGTGGCCGCGCTGCACACGCAGATCCTCAAGGAGAGCATCTTCCGCGACTTCGCGGAGCTGTACCCGGAGCGGTTCATCTCCGTCACCAACGGCATCACGCAGCGCCGCTGGATCGTGAAGGCCAACCCGGAGCTGACCTCGCTCGTCACGGAGCGGATCGGCGACGGGTGGATCGTGGACCTCCCCGAGCTGTCGCGCCTGGAGAAGCTGGCCGACGACTCCGCGTTCGGCGAGCGCTGGCGCGCGGTGAAGGCGCACAACAAAAGGCGCCTGGCGCGGCTGGTGAAGGACGTCGCCGGCGTCACGGTAGATCCGGACGCGCTGGTGGACGTGCACGTCAAGCGCATGCACGAGTACAAGCGCCAGCTGCTCAACGCCCTGCGCGTGGTCGACGCGTACCTCGACATCCGCGACGGGGCCTCGGCGAGCGCGGTGCCGCGGACGGTGCTGTTCGGCGGCAAGGCGGCGCCCACGTACTGGACGGCGAAGACCATCATCGAGCTGATCGCCGCCATCGCCCGCCAGGTCAACGCCGACCCGGCCGCGGCGGAGCTGCTGCGCGTGGCCTTCCTGCCGGACTACCGCGTGTCGATGGCGGAGAAGATCTTCCCCGGCAGCGACCTGTCCGAGCAGATCTCCACAGCCGGGTTCGAGGCGTCGGGCACCGGCAACATGAAGTTCGCGCTGAACGGCGCCCTCACCATCGGCACGCTCGACGGCGCGAACGTGGAGATCGCCGAGGCGGTGGGCGCGGACAACATCTTCATCTTCGGCCTGGAGGCGCACGAGGTGGAGCAGCGCAAGGCCGAGGGCTACTTCCCCCGCGCCGTGTACGAGGGCAGCCCCCGCCTGCGCCGCGTGCTGGACCACGTGCTCAGCGGCGCCCTCTCGCCAGACGAGCCGGGCCGCTTCCGCCGCCTGGTGGAGGACCTGCTGCACCACGACCCGTTCATGGTGCTCGCCGACTTCGACGCGTACGTGGAGGCCCAGGCGCGGGTGGACGCTGCGTACCGCGACCCGCAGGCGTGGACGCGCATGGCCATCCTGAACGTCGCCCGCTGCGGCTGGTTCAGCAGCGACCGGTCCGTGAAGGAATACGCCGACAAGATCTGGAAGCTGTAG
- a CDS encoding 3-hydroxyacyl-CoA dehydrogenase NAD-binding domain-containing protein has translation MAATATRDRKTSAPATMTVEDGIAVIRLDQPGKPVNVISAELLDVMGDILTRLEGEEGGAVAAVIVSEKRGTWIAGADIEEFEKFGSAADAEAVSTAGQALLNRLEELRLPVVAAIDGVALGGGLEVALACTYRIATDSPKTKLGLPEVQLGILPGAGGTQRLPRLIGIRAALDMMLTGKQLDGRRARSTGIVDEVVPAPVLLDVAKRAARDLASGAKKPKAGRRTGSPQWVENLPGMRAIIFRAARQGVMSKTKGLYPAPLRILQVVEKGIDKPIAEALKLEARAFGELAVTPEARSLVHLFFVTTAAKNDPALPEGTKPKKVERIAVVGAGFMGAGIAAASAESGISVRLKDVTAEAAAKGLRTARDILSKRAKRKKSPKYVETALKDRVEATYQYTGFHSADLIVEAVFEDVKLKHDVLHQIEEVIGADTVLGSNTSTIPITTLAEAAERPENVIGLHFFSPVEKMPLLEIIVTDRTANWVTATSHAYGKQIGKTPIIVNDAPGFYANRILSPYMAEAALLLEEGVAIEEIDKAMTGWGYAVGPITLYDEVGLDVAQKAGKIMSEAFADRMKPSSVVDRMVADGRLGRKNGKGFYKFEDGKKAGPDDSVYAVIGSPARKSVPREEIQDRLALTMVNEAVRTLEEGVLRSARDGDVGAVLGIGFPPFRGGPFWYVDQVGAQDVLDRLRKLEQKYGPRFAPATMLVERAKSGEKFSDGAK, from the coding sequence ATGGCAGCCACGGCAACCCGGGACAGGAAGACCTCCGCGCCCGCCACCATGACCGTGGAGGACGGCATCGCCGTCATCCGCCTGGACCAGCCCGGCAAGCCGGTGAACGTGATCTCCGCCGAGCTGCTGGACGTGATGGGCGACATCCTCACGCGGCTGGAGGGCGAGGAGGGCGGCGCCGTCGCGGCGGTCATCGTCTCCGAGAAGCGCGGCACCTGGATCGCGGGCGCGGACATCGAGGAGTTCGAGAAGTTCGGCTCGGCGGCCGACGCGGAGGCGGTGAGCACGGCCGGGCAGGCGCTGCTGAACCGGCTGGAGGAGCTTCGGCTGCCCGTGGTGGCGGCCATCGACGGCGTGGCGCTGGGCGGCGGGCTAGAGGTGGCGCTGGCGTGCACCTACCGCATCGCCACCGACTCGCCCAAGACGAAGCTGGGCCTGCCGGAGGTGCAGCTCGGCATCCTCCCCGGCGCCGGCGGCACACAGCGGCTGCCGCGGCTCATCGGGATCCGTGCGGCGCTGGACATGATGCTCACGGGCAAGCAGCTGGACGGACGCCGCGCCCGCAGCACCGGCATCGTGGACGAGGTGGTGCCCGCGCCGGTGCTGCTGGACGTGGCGAAGCGCGCGGCGCGCGACCTCGCGTCCGGCGCGAAGAAGCCGAAGGCGGGGCGCCGCACGGGCTCGCCGCAGTGGGTGGAGAACCTGCCGGGCATGCGCGCCATCATCTTCCGCGCGGCGCGGCAGGGGGTGATGAGCAAGACGAAGGGCCTCTATCCCGCCCCGCTCCGCATCCTCCAGGTCGTGGAGAAGGGTATCGACAAGCCCATCGCGGAAGCGCTCAAGCTGGAGGCGCGCGCGTTCGGCGAACTGGCGGTGACGCCCGAGGCACGCAGCCTGGTGCACCTCTTCTTCGTCACCACGGCGGCGAAGAACGATCCCGCGCTGCCGGAGGGGACCAAGCCGAAAAAGGTGGAGCGCATCGCCGTGGTGGGCGCGGGCTTCATGGGCGCCGGCATCGCCGCCGCGTCCGCCGAGTCCGGCATCTCCGTGCGCCTCAAGGACGTGACAGCCGAGGCGGCGGCGAAGGGGCTGCGGACGGCGCGCGACATCCTCTCCAAGCGGGCCAAGCGGAAGAAGTCGCCCAAGTACGTGGAGACGGCGCTCAAGGACCGCGTGGAGGCGACCTACCAGTACACGGGCTTCCACTCGGCCGACCTGATCGTGGAGGCGGTGTTCGAGGACGTGAAGCTGAAGCACGACGTGCTCCATCAGATCGAGGAGGTCATCGGCGCGGACACGGTGCTGGGCTCCAACACGTCCACCATCCCCATCACCACGCTGGCCGAGGCGGCGGAGCGGCCGGAGAACGTGATCGGGCTGCACTTCTTCTCGCCCGTGGAGAAGATGCCCCTGCTGGAGATCATCGTCACCGACCGCACGGCGAACTGGGTGACGGCAACGAGCCACGCGTACGGCAAGCAGATCGGCAAGACGCCCATCATCGTGAACGACGCGCCGGGCTTCTACGCCAACCGCATCCTGTCGCCGTACATGGCCGAGGCGGCGCTGCTGCTGGAGGAAGGTGTCGCCATCGAGGAGATCGACAAGGCGATGACGGGCTGGGGATACGCGGTGGGCCCCATCACCCTGTACGACGAGGTGGGGCTGGACGTGGCGCAGAAGGCCGGCAAGATCATGTCCGAGGCGTTCGCGGACCGCATGAAGCCGAGCAGCGTCGTCGACCGCATGGTGGCGGACGGGCGGCTGGGCCGGAAGAACGGTAAGGGCTTCTACAAGTTCGAGGACGGCAAGAAGGCGGGGCCGGACGACAGCGTCTACGCCGTGATCGGCAGCCCGGCGCGGAAGTCCGTGCCGCGGGAGGAGATCCAGGACCGGCTGGCGCTGACGATGGTGAACGAGGCTGTCCGCACGCTGGAGGAAGGCGTCCTCCGCAGCGCCCGCGACGGAGACGTAGGCGCGGTGCTGGGCATCGGCTTCCCGCCCTTCCGCGGCGGTCCGTTCTGGTACGTGGACCAGGTGGGCGCGCAGGACGTCCTCGACCGTCTTCGCAAGCTGGAGCAGAAGTACGGCCCGCGCTTCGCTCCCGCCACGATGCTGGTCGAGCGGGCGAAGAGCGGCGAGAAGTTCAGCGACGGGGCGAAGTGA
- a CDS encoding sensor histidine kinase: protein MDTSINCKLASALATAMRDAREDLTRRWLDRISARVDLDPNLVFPTNELLDHVPILMDKIADYMEDPADEITADAPVTGKAIELGQLRYAQGFDAHQILKEYEILGGILFAFLVRIVDTIDEPCTRSELLACAQRLFRAVSVIEQVTTTHYLSLAAEKVREREERLRGFNRMVSHELKNHIGSILGAAQLLADAEIVADPAQRARFAGIVESNAHAMQGVLENLIELSRTASDARQQRNVLLPQVAGEVCRQLREMSQTRGVEMRISPDLPDVEVNAAALELSLSNYVSNAIKYSDPAKAARWVAVGGRITDETPEGACELVIEVADNGLGVPEDAREQLFTRFYRAHGETVTGVEGTGLGLSIVRETVEALGGRAWADFDRAEGSRFLIALPWRRGQRTHTTTGDGDG from the coding sequence ATGGACACATCCATCAACTGCAAGCTCGCCAGCGCCCTCGCCACCGCCATGCGCGACGCGCGCGAGGACCTGACGCGCCGGTGGCTGGACCGCATCTCCGCACGGGTGGACCTGGACCCCAACCTCGTCTTCCCCACTAACGAGCTGCTGGACCACGTCCCGATCCTGATGGACAAGATCGCGGACTACATGGAGGACCCGGCCGACGAGATCACCGCCGACGCGCCGGTGACCGGCAAGGCCATCGAGCTGGGGCAGCTGCGGTACGCGCAGGGCTTCGACGCGCACCAGATCCTGAAGGAGTACGAGATCCTGGGGGGCATCCTCTTCGCCTTCCTGGTGCGCATCGTGGACACCATCGACGAGCCGTGCACCCGCAGCGAGCTGCTGGCCTGCGCGCAGCGGCTCTTCCGCGCCGTCTCCGTCATCGAGCAGGTCACCACCACGCACTACCTGTCGCTGGCCGCCGAGAAGGTGCGCGAGCGCGAGGAGCGGCTGCGCGGCTTCAACCGCATGGTCTCGCACGAGCTCAAGAACCACATCGGCTCCATCCTGGGTGCCGCGCAATTGCTGGCCGACGCCGAGATCGTGGCCGACCCGGCCCAGCGCGCCCGGTTCGCCGGGATCGTGGAGAGCAACGCGCACGCCATGCAGGGCGTGCTGGAGAACCTGATCGAGCTGTCGCGCACCGCCAGCGACGCGCGCCAGCAGCGCAACGTGCTGCTCCCGCAGGTGGCCGGCGAGGTCTGCCGCCAGCTGCGCGAGATGTCGCAGACGCGCGGCGTGGAGATGCGCATCTCGCCGGACCTGCCGGACGTGGAGGTGAACGCGGCGGCGCTGGAGCTGAGCCTCTCCAACTACGTCTCCAACGCCATCAAGTACTCCGACCCCGCCAAGGCCGCGCGCTGGGTCGCGGTGGGCGGCCGCATCACCGACGAGACGCCCGAGGGCGCCTGCGAGCTGGTGATCGAGGTGGCCGACAACGGGCTGGGCGTGCCGGAAGACGCGCGCGAGCAGCTCTTCACGCGCTTCTACCGCGCGCACGGCGAGACGGTCACCGGCGTGGAGGGCACGGGGCTGGGCCTCAGCATCGTTCGCGAGACGGTGGAGGCGCTGGGTGGCCGCGCGTGGGCCGACTTCGACCGCGCGGAAGGCTCGCGCTTCCTCATCGCCCTGCCCTGGCGCCGCGGGCAGCGCACGCACACCACCACGGGAGACGGCGATGGATGA
- a CDS encoding acyl-CoA dehydrogenase family protein — protein MDYRIPAEVAELRDRARAIVDDVLIPAEPEVLRTGIVPEHGVRALKEAGMYGITIPVEYGGLGHHTLAQVLVHEELARAHHGFLHALALSNGIGASTLLQTGSDEQKRKYMPAIARGDITTAFALTEPEAGSDAGRISTTAVREGGEWVIDGTKHYITNGAGAELVTVLAVTDAAKGTRGGVTAFLVDRREHPGVVVEEVQKTMGTAPYVQARLRFDGVRVPAENVLGGEGAGFRLAMAALDHGRIAVAAGALGPMARLIGAMAARARSREQFGGPISQFQAVQWMIADSETDRYAARQMTYNAAWRLDQGERVTREAAMAKLFATEAVGRVADRAVQLFGGQGVMEEGPVQHLYRDVRVMRIYEGTSEIQRLVIAREALKG, from the coding sequence ATGGACTACCGCATCCCCGCCGAGGTCGCCGAGCTGCGCGACCGCGCCCGCGCCATCGTGGACGACGTGCTCATCCCCGCCGAGCCCGAGGTCCTGCGCACCGGCATCGTGCCGGAACACGGCGTCCGCGCGCTCAAGGAAGCGGGGATGTACGGCATCACCATCCCGGTGGAGTACGGCGGCCTCGGCCACCACACGCTCGCCCAGGTGCTGGTGCACGAGGAGCTTGCCCGTGCACACCACGGCTTCCTGCACGCGCTGGCGCTCTCCAACGGCATCGGCGCGTCCACGCTGCTCCAGACGGGGAGCGACGAGCAGAAGCGGAAGTACATGCCGGCCATCGCCCGCGGCGACATCACCACCGCGTTCGCGCTCACCGAGCCGGAGGCGGGCTCCGACGCCGGCCGCATCTCCACCACCGCCGTGCGCGAGGGCGGCGAGTGGGTCATCGACGGAACCAAGCACTACATCACCAACGGCGCCGGTGCGGAGCTGGTCACGGTGCTCGCCGTCACCGACGCGGCGAAGGGCACGCGCGGCGGCGTCACCGCGTTCCTGGTGGACCGCCGCGAGCACCCCGGCGTGGTGGTGGAAGAGGTGCAGAAGACGATGGGCACCGCGCCGTACGTGCAGGCGCGGCTCCGCTTCGACGGCGTGCGCGTGCCGGCGGAGAACGTGCTGGGCGGAGAGGGCGCGGGCTTCCGCCTGGCGATGGCGGCGCTGGACCACGGACGCATCGCGGTGGCCGCAGGCGCGCTTGGGCCCATGGCGCGGCTGATCGGCGCGATGGCGGCGCGGGCGCGGAGCCGCGAGCAGTTCGGCGGGCCCATCTCCCAGTTCCAGGCCGTCCAGTGGATGATCGCCGACTCCGAGACCGACCGCTACGCCGCCCGGCAGATGACGTACAACGCCGCCTGGCGCCTGGACCAGGGCGAGCGCGTGACCCGCGAGGCCGCCATGGCGAAGCTCTTCGCCACGGAAGCCGTGGGCCGCGTGGCCGACCGCGCCGTGCAGCTCTTCGGCGGCCAGGGCGTGATGGAGGAAGGCCCCGTCCAGCACCTCTACCGCGACGTCCGCGTGATGCGCATCTACGAAGGCACCAGCGAGATCCAACGCCTCGTCATCGCCCGCGAGGCGCTGAAGGGGTGA
- a CDS encoding oxidative damage protection protein, whose product MADIQCTRCGETKPQLPFAPFNNDLGKRIHAEICTECWAQWLKQQTMLINHYGLNVREPDARKFLFENTEKFLFKTGETEVVDTSKQGTISW is encoded by the coding sequence ATGGCGGACATACAGTGCACGCGCTGCGGCGAGACCAAGCCGCAGCTCCCCTTCGCGCCGTTCAACAACGACCTGGGCAAGCGCATCCACGCGGAGATCTGCACGGAATGCTGGGCCCAGTGGCTCAAGCAGCAGACCATGCTCATCAACCACTACGGCCTGAACGTCCGCGAGCCCGACGCCCGCAAGTTCCTGTTCGAGAACACGGAGAAGTTCCTGTTCAAGACCGGCGAGACGGAAGTCGTGGACACCAGCAAGCAGGGCACCATCTCCTGGTGA